The Shewanella pealeana ATCC 700345 genome contains the following window.
TGACCAGGCGTATCTAGCAAGTTTACCAGCGCGTCGCTGTATGGAAACTGCATTACAGAGGTCGTAATTGAGATCCCACGATCTTTTTCCATCTCCATCCAGTCAGACTTAGCGTGCTGACCTGACTTTTTGCCTTTTACCGTACCCGCCTTTTGTAACGCGTTTCCGAATAAAAGAACCTTTTCAGTAATGGTGGTTTTACCCGCATCTGGGTGAGAGATGATGGCAAAAGTGCGACGTTTGTCGACCTCAACTTTATAGCCTGACATGTATACCTGTAATTCTGGGAGTTCACAAAGGCCGCAATTATAGCCGCTCACCTATCTTTTAGCTACCACACTAAGCGGCTAAAATGAGCATCACCACCATTTGTAAAATACAGACAATAAAAAAGCCTCCTAAAGGAGGCTTTCAAGGATATAAAAACGCTTTAATTCGTAGCCAATCTTAATGCTTCATTGGTTCTCGCAAGCTCAAGTCTTGCATATCTATGTTCAACGAAGTCATAGATATTAGTCGCCAATGCGAGTCTAAAGTAATTAGCCGCCTGAACGTTATCACCTCGTTTTTGCGCAATTTTAGCCATATAGAAATATGCTTCACAGAGACGCTCGGCATACTCATCAGGGTGTTTTAGCCCTTCTTTAGCGAGGTTAAATACCTCTTCCTTACTCTTCTGGCCTAAGTAGAAATCAACTAACGCTGTCGACCAAGCATTCGCCTGCAAATTCTTGCGGTTTTCCGTCAGCTGTAGCAGCGCGGCTTGCTCATCGACTTCCCGCTCGGCTAAATAGAGCCAAAGAACTCTATAACCATCTGACGGCTCACGGTCATAAAAAGCGGTCATATCTGAAACAGCAAGCTCCATGCGCTCACCATAATAAAGCGAAATTCCGCGGTTCAGATAGGCATAGTCGTATTCAGGGGACAATTCCAATACCGCATCAAATGCTTCATAGGCACTTTCAAACTCACTTTCCTGAGTGTAATAGATCCCGAGAAAATTGTAGGCATCGGCTAAATTAGGCTGCAGCTTTAGCGCCTGATGGAAATCGATTCGACTCAGAATGCGCAAACCAACACGGTCGTAAATCACACCGCGGTCATAATGAAAACGTGCTCGTTGCTCAGGCGTTAACTCGACTGATGCTAGGATTTCATTTAACTTTGCTAAGGTAATTTCTAACTTATAATCAGGCGAAATGGGGGCAACCCTAATCGACGCTTGTTGATCACTATCGGACTGAGTGGACACACATCCTGTCAGCAGCATACTCACACTTGCCATAAGCATAATTACGGCTGTTCGCATCTTTTGATTCATCCATTTAACCTTCTGAGTTCGCCAATAGCACCAATCATAGCAACCCCTAATCACGACTGCTATCAAGGAATTGAAAATAATCCACTTATCGTTGATTAATTCAGCAGCTGACTTTATTGCAGGCATAAAAAAGGAGGCCTATGGCCTCCTTTTAATTCAAAGTGCTAGGGCTTATTCAGCAGCTGGCGCTTCGGCTTTAGGTGCAGCTTCTTTCATAGAAAGACGTACACGGCCTTGACGGTCAACTTCCATCACTTTAACTTTAACTTCTTGACCTACTTCTAAGTAGTCAGACACGTTCGCAACACGCTCTTCAGCGATTTGAGAAATGTGTACTAGACCATCTTTACCAGGAAGAATTGTTACGAATGCACCAAAATCTACGATACGAACAACTTTACCGTTGTATACAGTACCGACTTCAACTTCTGCAGTGATCTCTTCGATACGACGGATAGCTTCTTTAGTCGCTTCGCCATTTGAAGAAGCAATCTTCACTGTACCGTCGTCATCAAGTTCGATAGTCGTACCGGTTTCTTCAGTAAGTGCACGAATTGTTGCACCACCTTTACCAATAACATCACGGATCTTCTCAGGGTTGATCTTGATAGTTGTGATACGTGGAGCATGCTCAGAAATATCACCACGGTGGCCAGAGATAGCCCTATCCATTACGTCTAGGATATGAACACGAGCGCCGTATGCTTGCTTAAGAGCAATCTGCATGATCTCTTTAGTGATACCTTCGATCTTGATATCCATCTGCAGAGCAGTAATACCGTCGCGAGTACCCGCAACTTTAAAGTCCATGTCACCAAGGTGATCTTCATCGCCTAGGATGTCAGAAAGAACAACGAAATCGTCGCCTTCTTTAACTAGACCCATCGCGATACCCGCAACAGAAGTCTTGATTGGTACACCTGCATCCATAAGAGCAAGAGAAGTACCACAAACTGACGCCATAGAGCTTGAACCGTTAGATTCAGTGATTTCAGATACGATACGAACGCTGTATGGGAACTCTTCAGCAGTAGGCATAACCGCGTTAATACCACGCCATGCTAGCTTACCGTGACCAATTTCACGACGCTTAGGAGAACCAACCATGCCTGTTTCACCAACAGAGTATGGAGGGAAGTTGTAGTGAAGCATAAAGCGGTTAGTGTACTCGCCCATGATGCTATCAATCTTCTGTGCATCACGCTCTGTACCAAGAGTACAAGTTACTAGCGCCTGAGTTTCACCACGAGTGAACAGTGAGCTACCGTGAGTACGTGGAAGTACACCAGCCATAACGTTAAGTGCACGAACCATATCTGGCTCACGACCATCGATACGTGGCTGACCAGAGATAATACGGCCACGAACCACTTTCTTCTCTAGGCTACCTAGAAGACCGTCGATTTCACGTGTGTTAGCATCTGGGTTTTCAGCCAATAATGCTTCTTTAGCAGCATTCTTAACTACACCAACTTGAGCGTAACGATCTTGCTTAACTTCAATTTGGTAAGCTTCAGTAAGACCTGCTTCAGCCAAATCTTTGATCTTAGCAACAAGCGTTTCGTCTTGCGCAGGTGCAGACCAATCCCATACAGGCTTGTTAACTTCAGCTTGTAGCTCTTTAATTGCTTGAATAACCACTTGCTGCTGATCGTGACCATAAACAACCGCACCTAACATCACTTCTTCAGGTAGTGCGCTTGCTTCTGATTCAACCATTAGTACTGCACTTTCAGTACCAGCAACAGAAAGCTCTAGCTGGCTATCAACTAGCTGAGAAACTGTTGGGTTAAGGATATATTCACCATTAACATAACCAACACGCGCTGAACCTAGTGGACCATTAAATGGAATACCAGAGATAGAAAGTGCAGCTGAAGTACCGATCATAGAGATAACTTCTGGGCTGATTTCTGGATCAACAGAAACTACTGTAATGATAACCTGAACTTCGTTCTTGAAACCATTCGGGAATAGTGGACGGATTGGACGGTCAATTAGACGAGCTGTAAGCGTTTCGCCTTCAGATGGACGACCTTCACGCTTAAAGAATCCACCAGGGATCTTACCTGCTGCGTATGTTTTTTCCTGGTAATTAACGGTTAGCGGGAAAAAGTCACGGCCTGGCTCTTCAAACTTCTTGCCAACAACAGTAACCAATACTGTTGTATCACCCATACTTGCCAAAACAGCTGCATCTGCTTGACGTGCAATAACCCCAGTCTCTAATGTGACTGTGTGCTGACCATATTGAAAACTCTTTACGATTGGATTCACGTGAACCATTCCTTAATATTTAATTACCTTAATTACGCGCGTAAGTATACTGCAAGTTTATTCAATAGATAAAGAGAATAGATTGATGACAAAGCGGAATCTTTTCCCTAAAGTGGACGCATTAGCCATAAAACACCTAATCCACGCCAATATCTCTAGCAATAAAAAAAAACTAAGCCATTGAAATAAGGGGATAGAGTTAAAGATGGACAGTTTCAAATCACTGACATGGAAGCAGACTATCTTAGTGGTTTCTTCCACACTTTTTTTCGCCGTTGTGATCTTTTTTATTGAGATATCTCTCCTCGTTATCGATGCTCGCCAAGAGCTTTCGGAAAGCCAACAAGAACTCGTCGACTCAGTTGAACAGCCAGCGACCAATGCGATCTGGGCATTAGATGATTTACGTGCTGAACAAACCATTCAAGGGATCTTAAAAGTAGAGCATGTAGGCTCGGCGATATTAAAACTTGAAGATGGTAGCCGTTTCGTATCAGTTAATAATGGTGCCCCATCCGTTAATCCTGAGCTTTTTACCTCAATCAGTGCCAAACTCTTTGGCGACCTAAAACAGATCTCTCGCTCGCTGTACCGCCCTTTTTATACCGATGCTAATGGTAATAAAGAACTTATCGGCAGCCTAACCGTTTTCTATTACACTCAAGAGCTAACCAGCTCTTTATTTTCTAGCCTTAGATTCAGCCTTTGGGCAACTCTTGCGAGAGCCTTCCTGCTAACGCTTGTTCTGTCTATTGTGTTCCATCGTTTTCTTACCCAGCCGATAGCGAAAATAAGCGAAGCTATCGACAGAATCGATCCCGAATCCCCTGCGAATCACTTGCTTCCACCTGACCGTGCTCATAATGATGACGAACTCGGGGCGGTTATCTCCAAGCTCAATCAGATCTTGATTCAATTCGACACGACTCAGACTAAGCTACGCAAGATGGCGACACGGGACCCCCTGACTGAATTGCCTAATCGCACTTTATTGCTTGAAACTATTGCGGTTACCATCCAAAGAGCAAAGACCAAACAGAGACGTTTCAGCTTGCTGTTCATTGACCTAGACCGTTTTAAAAACGTTAACGATTCATTGGGACATGAAGTTGGCGACCAATTTTTAATACGAGTCGCGCGTAACCTAGAGTTAACCGTTGGCCAGATAGGTACGGTCGCAAGGCTTGGAGGCGATGAATTTGTGGTATTAGCGGATGGTTTAGACTCCCCCACAAAAGCGGTCGAGTTGGTCGATAAGTTACTGGTTCAACTGAACACGCCTATGCAACTCAATGAGCATACTGTGCACCCTGCAGCCTCAATCGGTATCGCAATCTATCCCGATGACGGCCTTCGAGCCGAAGACCTTATTCGCCATGCCGATATCGCCATGTACAGCGCAAAAGCCGCTGGCTCAAACCAATGGGCATTCTTTAAACCTCAAATGACCGAACGTGCTTCAGTACGTTTAAGAACTGAGGCTTCGTTACATGATGCGCTTGAGAACAATGAATTCATATTACATTTTCAGCCAAAACTAGATATAGAAACCGGTGCAGTGGTTGGTTGCGAAGCCCTTATCCGCTGGCAAAAGGATGGCCGTTTAATAAGTCCAGCCTCTTTTATTCCTGTGGCGGAAGAAACTGGTATGATTATTCAAATAGGCCAATGGGTTGTCGAGCAAAGTTGCAAAACCATCAAAGACTGGAAAACTCGCTATAACTTTTCGGTGCCAATTGCCATTAATGTCTCATCACAGCAGTTTTTAGATGCCAGCCTAGTCCCCGATATAAAACAGGCGGCACTGCGTTATCAAGTAGCTCCTCAATCACTGGAAATAGAGATCACTGAAACTTCTCTGATGAATGACATAGAGTCCGCAATTATAAAGCTTCAACAGTTAAAGTCCGCAGGTTTTGGCATTGCTGTAGACGATTTTGGTACAGGTTATTCTTCTCTTTCTTACCTACGGCGTCTGCCAATAAGCACCATGAAGATTGATCGTGGTTTTGTATCTGATCTGCCTGAAGAGAGTGCAATCGCATCGACTATTTTAATGCTTGGCAAGCAACTTGATTTAAACATTGTCGCCGAGGGAGTTGAGAATGAGCAGCAGCTTGCTTGGTTACAAAACCAAGGCTGTCAGATAGGACAAGGGTTTTACTTTAGTAAGCCTCTACCAATAGAATCGTTTGAAGCCAAGTACATTGCTCCAAATCGTAACACCATAAAAACCAGCAGCTAGCATTCCTCCCCTACTGTTGAGAGACATTAGCTGAGCTTAGTAACCACCTTACGTGCAGTTAGTAAAACCGTGCGCATATTTATACTGATTGGTATTACTTTTCTTGGCGCACTAAATCAGCCTCGGCATTTAAAAAATGCCTGATTTACAGGCACAAAAAAAGGAGGCATAGCCTCCTTTTAATAGATCAGACGTTAAAATTAACGACGTAGACCTAACTTCTTGATTAGCTCTTGGTAGCGAACGTTTTCAGTACGCTTAAGGTATGCAAGAAGTTTACGACGTGTGCTAACCATACGTAGTAGACCACGACGTGAATGGTGATCGTGGATGTGCTCTTTGAAGTGACCTTGTAGGTGGTTGATCTGCGCAGTTAGCAGAGCAACTTGAACTTCAGAAGAACCAGTATCATTTTCACAACGACCAAATTCAGCTAGGATTTGAGCTTTAGCTTCAACACTTAGTGACATTTCTATCTCCAAAATATTACATTAAAAAATCTTTAGCCGATCACTAACTCAGCCAAAGGGGCGCGCCATTCTACCCATTTACACTTTGGGTAGCAAGACTAATCTAGGAAGAGGTCCACAATTAGTCTTGTGGCTCTCTTAATACGATGAGTCGCTTGGGAGCAAGCAGACCATCATCGTTCATTTGTCCGATACCAACAAACTGACGAGCATCGCCAATCGTGATACGCACTAACTCATCGACAGGCAAATTAGCCACCTGCACAGGGTTACCATTCATCAGGTAAGTAGCAAGTTCATCAGAGACATTTATCTCTTTGAAACCACTTACCGCAGTATCCATAGGTAACAGTAATGGGTCCAATACCTCAGATAGAGTCAAGGACTCGGCATCAGCCTTAGCCACTAACTCTTCAAGTTGTTTCAATGACACCATTTTATCATAGGGGTAGCCAGCAACTTGTGTGCGACGTAGCATGATAACGTGTGCGCCACAGCCTAACATCTCGCCTAAATCATCTGTGATAGTACGGATATAGGTACCTTTAGAACAATGAATGTCTAAGGTTAACTCATCACCTTCAAGGCTAATAAAGTTCAACTCAAACACATTGATAGGGCGTGCCTCACGAGGAACTTCAATTCCCTCACGAGCGTACTTATACAAAGGCTGACCTTGGTACTTTAGTGCTGAATACATTGACGGGACTTGCATCGTCTCACCGCGAAAATATTCCAGCGCAGTATCTAACTGCTCTTGAGTGAAGTTAACTTCTCTCGTTTGAACAATTTCACCATCAGAGTCACTTGTATCAGTACGTTGTCCAAGCTTTGCCGTTACTAAGTAGCGTTTGTCCGCGTCGAGTAAGTGCTGCGAAAACTTAGTCGCCTCACCTAAGCAAATAGGTAACATGCCCGTTGCTAGCGGATCCAGTGCACCGGTATGACCCGCTTTATTTGCATTAAAGAAGCGTTTCACTCTTTGTAATGCAAAGTTAGAGCTCATGCCAGTGTCTTTATCTAACAGTACAATACCGTCGATAAAACGACCGCGAGAACGACGTGCCATTACTTATCGCCCTCTTCCTTAGTGTCGCCTTGTTCAGCGTCGGTTTCTACGCCGTGTTGCTTCTGCTTAGCTTCGTCGTTACTGATCACGCGGCTAACTAAGTTAGACATACGCATACCTTCAACTAACGAGCTATCGTAGATAAAGCGAAGTTCAGGCATAACGCGTAACTTCATACGACCAGCAACTAACGAGCGGATATAACCCGCAGCAGCGTCCAATGCAGCCACTTTTTGTTCGACTAATTTTTCGTCTTCTTCGAAGAAAGTAACATAAACTTTTGCATAGCTTAAATCACGAGAAACATCGACATCATTAACCGTCACAAACCCAATGCGTGGATCTTTCATATCACGTTGTAGCACCTGTGCAAGCTCTTGTTGAAGCTGCTGTGCGATACGGCGTGTACGACTAAATTCTTTTGCCATAATATATTTGCCATTCAATCAAAAAGTAAGGGCGGCTGACGCCGCCCCTATTGGTTATGAGATAGGTTACAGTGTACGTGCTATCTCAACGGTCTCGAAGACTTCAATCTGGTCGCCAACTCTGACGTCATTATAGTTCTTCACGCCGATACCACATTCCATACCGTTACGAACATCACTAACGTCGTCTTTAAAGCGACGTAGAGATTCAAGCTCGCCTTCGTAGATAACAATGTTATCACGAAGAACGCGGATTGGAGCGCTGCGCTTAATTGTACCTTCAGTAACCATACAACCTGCAATTGCGCCGATCTTTGGAGACTTAAATACATCGCGAACTTCAGCAAGACCAATAATTTCTTGCTTAAATTCAGGAGCTAACATACCACTCATTGCGTCACGAACTTCATCAATCAATTGATAGATGATGCTGTAGTAGCGTAGATCTACGCTTTCGCTATCGACTACTTTACGCGCCTGTGCATCAGCACGAACGTTAAAGCCAACCATGATAGCGTTAGAAGCTGCAGCAAGTGTTGCATCTGTTTCAGTTAGGCCACCCACACCGCGAGCGATGATGTTAACTTTAACTTCGTCAGTTGAAAGACTGTTCAATGAATCAGCAATCGCTTCTAGTGAACCTTGAACGTCTGCTTTAAGTACTAAGTTAAGCTCTTGAACTTCACCTTCAACCATATTGGCGAACATGTTTTCAAGCTTAGACTTCTGCTGACGTGCAAGTTTAACATCGCGGAACTTACCTTGACGGTATAGTGCTACTTCACGTGCTTTACGCTCATCACGTACTACAGTCGCTTCATCACCTGCAGATGGCACACCTGATAGACCTAAGATCTCAACAGGGATTGAAGGGCCGGCTTCAGTGATAGCTTTACCATTTTCATCGCGCATGGCACGGACTTTACCGTACTCAAGACCACATAGAACGATATCGCCTTGCTTAAGAGTACCTTCTTGAACAAGTACTGTTGCAACTGGACCACGGCCTTTATCAAGCTTAGATTCAACAACAACACCAGCAGCCATACCTTCACGAACGGCTTGAAGCTCAAGAACTTCAGCTTCTAGAAGAATACCTTCTAGTAGCTCATCGATACCTGTACCGTCTTTAGCTGAAACGTGAACAAACATGTTGTTTC
Protein-coding sequences here:
- the nlpI gene encoding lipoprotein NlpI, with amino-acid sequence MNQKMRTAVIMLMASVSMLLTGCVSTQSDSDQQASIRVAPISPDYKLEITLAKLNEILASVELTPEQRARFHYDRGVIYDRVGLRILSRIDFHQALKLQPNLADAYNFLGIYYTQESEFESAYEAFDAVLELSPEYDYAYLNRGISLYYGERMELAVSDMTAFYDREPSDGYRVLWLYLAEREVDEQAALLQLTENRKNLQANAWSTALVDFYLGQKSKEEVFNLAKEGLKHPDEYAERLCEAYFYMAKIAQKRGDNVQAANYFRLALATNIYDFVEHRYARLELARTNEALRLATN
- the pnp gene encoding polyribonucleotide nucleotidyltransferase — protein: MNPIVKSFQYGQHTVTLETGVIARQADAAVLASMGDTTVLVTVVGKKFEEPGRDFFPLTVNYQEKTYAAGKIPGGFFKREGRPSEGETLTARLIDRPIRPLFPNGFKNEVQVIITVVSVDPEISPEVISMIGTSAALSISGIPFNGPLGSARVGYVNGEYILNPTVSQLVDSQLELSVAGTESAVLMVESEASALPEEVMLGAVVYGHDQQQVVIQAIKELQAEVNKPVWDWSAPAQDETLVAKIKDLAEAGLTEAYQIEVKQDRYAQVGVVKNAAKEALLAENPDANTREIDGLLGSLEKKVVRGRIISGQPRIDGREPDMVRALNVMAGVLPRTHGSSLFTRGETQALVTCTLGTERDAQKIDSIMGEYTNRFMLHYNFPPYSVGETGMVGSPKRREIGHGKLAWRGINAVMPTAEEFPYSVRIVSEITESNGSSSMASVCGTSLALMDAGVPIKTSVAGIAMGLVKEGDDFVVLSDILGDEDHLGDMDFKVAGTRDGITALQMDIKIEGITKEIMQIALKQAYGARVHILDVMDRAISGHRGDISEHAPRITTIKINPEKIRDVIGKGGATIRALTEETGTTIELDDDGTVKIASSNGEATKEAIRRIEEITAEVEVGTVYNGKVVRIVDFGAFVTILPGKDGLVHISQIAEERVANVSDYLEVGQEVKVKVMEVDRQGRVRLSMKEAAPKAEAPAAE
- a CDS encoding putative bifunctional diguanylate cyclase/phosphodiesterase, translated to MDSFKSLTWKQTILVVSSTLFFAVVIFFIEISLLVIDARQELSESQQELVDSVEQPATNAIWALDDLRAEQTIQGILKVEHVGSAILKLEDGSRFVSVNNGAPSVNPELFTSISAKLFGDLKQISRSLYRPFYTDANGNKELIGSLTVFYYTQELTSSLFSSLRFSLWATLARAFLLTLVLSIVFHRFLTQPIAKISEAIDRIDPESPANHLLPPDRAHNDDELGAVISKLNQILIQFDTTQTKLRKMATRDPLTELPNRTLLLETIAVTIQRAKTKQRRFSLLFIDLDRFKNVNDSLGHEVGDQFLIRVARNLELTVGQIGTVARLGGDEFVVLADGLDSPTKAVELVDKLLVQLNTPMQLNEHTVHPAASIGIAIYPDDGLRAEDLIRHADIAMYSAKAAGSNQWAFFKPQMTERASVRLRTEASLHDALENNEFILHFQPKLDIETGAVVGCEALIRWQKDGRLISPASFIPVAEETGMIIQIGQWVVEQSCKTIKDWKTRYNFSVPIAINVSSQQFLDASLVPDIKQAALRYQVAPQSLEIEITETSLMNDIESAIIKLQQLKSAGFGIAVDDFGTGYSSLSYLRRLPISTMKIDRGFVSDLPEESAIASTILMLGKQLDLNIVAEGVENEQQLAWLQNQGCQIGQGFYFSKPLPIESFEAKYIAPNRNTIKTSS
- the rpsO gene encoding 30S ribosomal protein S15, coding for MSLSVEAKAQILAEFGRCENDTGSSEVQVALLTAQINHLQGHFKEHIHDHHSRRGLLRMVSTRRKLLAYLKRTENVRYQELIKKLGLRR
- the truB gene encoding tRNA pseudouridine(55) synthase TruB, with amino-acid sequence MARRSRGRFIDGIVLLDKDTGMSSNFALQRVKRFFNANKAGHTGALDPLATGMLPICLGEATKFSQHLLDADKRYLVTAKLGQRTDTSDSDGEIVQTREVNFTQEQLDTALEYFRGETMQVPSMYSALKYQGQPLYKYAREGIEVPREARPINVFELNFISLEGDELTLDIHCSKGTYIRTITDDLGEMLGCGAHVIMLRRTQVAGYPYDKMVSLKQLEELVAKADAESLTLSEVLDPLLLPMDTAVSGFKEINVSDELATYLMNGNPVQVANLPVDELVRITIGDARQFVGIGQMNDDGLLAPKRLIVLREPQD
- the rbfA gene encoding 30S ribosome-binding factor RbfA; this translates as MAKEFSRTRRIAQQLQQELAQVLQRDMKDPRIGFVTVNDVDVSRDLSYAKVYVTFFEEDEKLVEQKVAALDAAAGYIRSLVAGRMKLRVMPELRFIYDSSLVEGMRMSNLVSRVISNDEAKQKQHGVETDAEQGDTKEEGDK